One window of Pseudomonas sp. FP198 genomic DNA carries:
- a CDS encoding N-acetyltransferase family protein: MNIRRLKVADAQGYRELMLQAYELHPEAFTSSASERATLPINWWESRLTSRLDVILGAFVKDELVGIVGLSLEPRLKARHKATLFGMYVAAAHRQGGLGQHLVRAALDEARRHAFLRLVQLTVTAGNDPAVKLYQRCGFVLYGLEPMAIRVGDEYFDKIHMWLEL; encoded by the coding sequence GTGAACATCCGACGGCTGAAGGTGGCGGATGCCCAGGGCTATCGGGAGTTGATGCTCCAGGCCTATGAGCTGCATCCAGAGGCTTTCACCTCCAGTGCCAGTGAGCGGGCGACGCTGCCCATCAATTGGTGGGAGTCACGCCTGACCAGCCGGCTCGATGTGATCCTCGGGGCATTCGTGAAGGACGAACTGGTGGGTATCGTCGGCCTGTCCCTGGAGCCTCGGTTGAAGGCCCGGCACAAGGCGACCCTGTTCGGCATGTACGTCGCCGCAGCCCATCGCCAGGGCGGGCTTGGCCAGCATTTGGTCCGGGCGGCCCTCGACGAAGCCCGTCGTCACGCCTTTCTGCGGTTGGTGCAACTGACCGTCACCGCCGGCAATGACCCGGCCGTCAAGCTTTACCAGCGCTGCGGCTTCGTTTTGTACGGGCTCGAACCGATGGCGATTCGCGTGGGCGATGAGTATTTCGACAAGATCCACATGTGGCTTGAACTCTGA
- a CDS encoding LysE family translocator produces MIPLPDLLVFAAAALLMVLTPGPNMIYLISRSICQGRKAGVTSLLGVVAGFFVHMFAAAAGLTAVFLAVPMAYEILKWAGALYLLWLAWQAVKPGARSPFQAQQLPADSTRKLITMGFLTSALNPKIAVFYLSVFPQFISPEHGSLFTQSIILGLTQISVSFSVNLLIALFAAGIASWFVHNPSWLAAQRYFMGFVLGALALRLMLEQRRSA; encoded by the coding sequence ATGATTCCATTGCCGGACCTGCTGGTTTTCGCCGCCGCCGCGTTGTTGATGGTGCTCACGCCCGGCCCGAACATGATCTACCTGATTTCCCGTTCGATCTGCCAGGGCCGCAAGGCCGGCGTCACTTCCCTGCTTGGCGTGGTGGCGGGCTTCTTCGTGCATATGTTCGCCGCGGCGGCGGGGCTGACCGCGGTGTTCCTGGCGGTGCCGATGGCGTATGAAATCCTCAAGTGGGCCGGTGCGCTGTATCTGCTCTGGCTGGCCTGGCAAGCGGTGAAGCCGGGGGCTCGCTCGCCGTTTCAGGCCCAGCAGTTGCCGGCGGACTCGACCCGCAAGCTGATCACCATGGGGTTTCTCACCAGCGCCCTGAACCCGAAGATCGCGGTGTTCTACCTGTCGGTGTTCCCGCAGTTCATCAGCCCGGAGCACGGCTCGCTGTTCACCCAGAGCATCATCCTCGGGCTGACGCAGATCAGCGTGAGCTTCAGCGTCAACCTGCTGATCGCGCTGTTCGCCGCCGGCATCGCCTCGTGGTTTGTCCACAACCCGAGCTGGCTGGCGGCGCAGCGCTATTTCATGGGGTTTGTACTTGGCGCACTGGCCCTGCGACTGATGCTTGAGCAACGGCGTTCGGCGTGA
- a CDS encoding NUDIX domain-containing protein, with translation MTIALIRIAAALLIGPDGQTLLVRKRGTQAFMQPGGKIEADEQPVQALARELEEELGLRIDPAQARHLGQFSAPAANEPGFTVQAEVFLLDIDAPVSPAAEIEEVRWIDPAGTGDLLLAPLTGEVILPFYRATGLATC, from the coding sequence ATGACCATTGCTCTCATCCGTATCGCCGCCGCCCTGCTCATCGGCCCTGACGGCCAGACCTTGCTGGTACGCAAGCGCGGCACCCAGGCCTTCATGCAACCGGGTGGCAAGATCGAGGCCGATGAACAACCGGTCCAGGCCCTGGCTCGGGAGCTGGAGGAGGAACTCGGGCTGAGGATCGATCCGGCGCAGGCTCGTCACCTTGGACAGTTCAGTGCGCCGGCCGCCAACGAGCCGGGTTTTACCGTGCAGGCCGAAGTGTTTTTGCTGGACATCGACGCCCCGGTTTCTCCCGCCGCCGAGATCGAGGAAGTGCGTTGGATCGATCCGGCCGGCACCGGCGATTTGTTGCTGGCGCCGTTGACAGGCGAGGTGATCCTGCCGTTTTATCGAGCCACTGGTCTCGCGACCTGCTGA
- a CDS encoding HD domain-containing phosphohydrolase — protein sequence MEDQSSNVPAAKPTVLLVDDEESILNSLRRLLRSQPYEILLADSGAKALEILKERPVDLVMTDARMPNMDGATLLAEIRKLYPSTLRILLTGYADVDMMTKAINEGQLYRYLSKPWNDEELVQALRQALAHQHSESERQRLEALNREQNQQLKTLNATLEKRVASRTAELQQTADMLDLAYEELKRSYVTGTEVFSLIANLRLPKAKQTNRQIIELIRVYSRLNFLDESTDRDLTMAAALYNIGKLSWTDNMMVTPADMLHHSELELYRAYPKQSESLLMTLDPMKDAARIILHHQERWDGSGFPDHLKGEAIPFGSRLLKLAVDFIELQRGLILERQMNSDEALVYIRKYAGKLYDPNMVEDFIKACGEYLEDVTLSDPTVKVTTTRELAAGMVLARNLNADNGMLLLNAGKVMSAPLIEKLIAFEAMEGARYSVFVKIPEEEADPAAPKPILG from the coding sequence ATGGAAGATCAGTCGTCGAACGTTCCTGCTGCGAAGCCGACGGTGTTGCTGGTGGATGACGAAGAGTCGATTCTCAACAGCCTGCGTCGGCTGTTGCGCAGCCAACCGTATGAAATCCTGCTGGCCGACAGCGGTGCGAAGGCCCTGGAAATCCTCAAGGAGCGGCCGGTCGACCTGGTGATGACCGACGCCCGGATGCCCAACATGGACGGCGCCACGCTGCTGGCGGAAATCCGCAAGCTGTATCCATCGACCTTGCGCATCCTGCTCACCGGCTACGCCGACGTGGACATGATGACCAAGGCCATCAACGAGGGGCAGCTCTACCGCTACCTCAGCAAACCCTGGAATGACGAGGAACTGGTGCAGGCCCTGCGCCAGGCCTTGGCCCACCAGCATTCGGAAAGCGAGCGTCAGCGCCTCGAAGCGTTGAACCGCGAGCAGAACCAGCAACTCAAGACCCTCAACGCCACGCTGGAAAAACGCGTGGCGTCGCGCACCGCCGAGCTGCAGCAGACCGCCGACATGCTCGACCTGGCCTACGAAGAGCTCAAGCGCAGCTACGTGACCGGCACCGAAGTGTTCTCGCTGATCGCCAACCTGCGCCTGCCCAAGGCCAAGCAGACTAACCGGCAGATCATCGAATTGATCCGGGTCTACAGCCGGCTCAACTTTCTCGACGAGTCCACCGACCGCGACCTGACCATGGCCGCCGCGCTCTACAACATCGGCAAGCTGAGCTGGACCGATAACATGATGGTCACGCCCGCCGACATGCTGCACCACAGCGAACTGGAGTTGTACCGCGCCTATCCGAAGCAGAGTGAATCGCTGCTGATGACCCTCGACCCGATGAAGGACGCCGCGCGCATCATCCTCCATCACCAGGAGCGCTGGGACGGCAGCGGTTTTCCCGATCACCTCAAGGGCGAGGCGATTCCGTTCGGTTCGCGGCTGTTGAAACTGGCGGTGGACTTCATCGAATTGCAGCGCGGGTTGATCCTGGAGCGGCAGATGAACAGCGATGAAGCGCTGGTCTACATCCGCAAGTACGCCGGCAAGCTGTACGACCCGAACATGGTCGAGGACTTCATCAAGGCCTGCGGCGAATACCTGGAAGACGTGACCCTGTCCGACCCGACCGTGAAGGTCACGACGACGCGGGAGCTGGCGGCGGGCATGGTCCTGGCCCGCAACCTCAATGCCGACAACGGCATGCTGTTGCTCAATGCCGGCAAGGTCATGAGTGCTCCGCTGATCGAAAAACTCATCGCCTTCGAGGCGATGGAAGGGGCGCGGTACAGCGTGTTCGTCAAGATCCCCGAGGAGGAAGCGGATCCTGCGGCGCCGAAGCCGATTTTGGGGTGA
- a CDS encoding EAL domain-containing protein: MSLPMDRSNRRILIVDDTPTIHEDFRKILAPHVIPEDSLSSAEEALFGAPVVIAAQSFELESAFQGMEALSKVETALARGKPFAMAFIDMRMPPGWDGLETIERLWRVDPKLQVALCTAYSDYSWEDIADRLELGDRLLILKKPFDAIEIRQMASTLTVKWQMTEDAALKMDMLERAVEERTRELADANIIVQNSPTILYRLRGEPPFPLMYISHNITKFGHVAAQLISSPDWAQTLIHPDDQGKVQEAMVRVLDRDTVGASIEFRMRTGDDTFRWVENRYIPVRNEQGLLLEVEGIILDITERKVAEEKIALLARTDGLTGLANRATMIERLHQAFAAARRGAAPFAMFYLDLDHFKRINDTLGHPIGDLLLQEVAARLKGCTRENDVVARLGGDEFAILQLDVHEATHCAALAGKIRDALVAPYSLDGNDVRISVSIGISLYTPQSLSADSLMAQSDMALYRSKEKGRNQYHFHNEEINQEVTDRVALANDLRQAIENNELQLHYLPEVDLGTGKILGMGVQVRWNHPERGWLEPAAFMPAAEKTGIIIGLGHWVLDQACQQMRQWRDQGMAPPVIAIDLSLTQLKTGPELIYDVLRTTARWELAPWDLRFDVTEATLAQTKWTHNDVLPRLCELGVQVAIDDFGTEYSSFDYLKTYRVNHLKLAQRFLDSANADPENATTLRAIINFARDVGIGIIAEGVETQEQRTTLMSSGGSMQAQGHYFSTVVDSDQAAALLKAGTIVPVADHWTRPASQLSESNP; encoded by the coding sequence ATGAGCCTGCCGATGGATAGATCCAATCGGCGGATCCTGATCGTCGACGACACGCCAACGATTCATGAGGATTTCCGAAAGATCCTCGCCCCCCATGTGATCCCCGAAGACAGCCTGAGCAGCGCCGAAGAAGCCTTGTTCGGCGCACCGGTGGTGATCGCCGCCCAGAGTTTCGAGCTGGAATCGGCATTTCAAGGCATGGAGGCCTTGAGCAAGGTGGAAACGGCCCTGGCCCGGGGTAAACCCTTCGCCATGGCCTTTATCGACATGCGCATGCCGCCAGGCTGGGACGGTCTTGAAACCATCGAGCGGCTGTGGCGCGTCGACCCCAAGCTACAAGTGGCGCTGTGCACCGCTTATTCGGATTACTCCTGGGAGGACATCGCCGATCGCCTGGAACTGGGTGACCGCCTGCTGATCCTGAAGAAACCCTTCGACGCCATCGAGATCCGCCAGATGGCAAGCACCCTCACCGTCAAATGGCAGATGACCGAAGACGCGGCGCTGAAAATGGACATGCTCGAACGGGCCGTGGAGGAACGCACCCGGGAACTGGCCGACGCCAACATCATCGTGCAGAACAGCCCGACCATCCTTTATCGCCTGCGTGGCGAGCCGCCGTTCCCGCTGATGTACATCTCGCACAACATCACCAAGTTCGGCCATGTCGCGGCGCAACTGATCAGCTCGCCGGACTGGGCGCAAACCCTGATCCACCCCGACGATCAGGGCAAGGTCCAGGAGGCCATGGTCCGCGTCCTGGACCGAGACACGGTCGGGGCGTCCATCGAGTTTCGCATGCGCACCGGAGACGACACCTTTCGCTGGGTGGAGAACCGCTACATTCCGGTGCGCAACGAGCAAGGCCTGTTGCTCGAAGTCGAAGGCATCATCCTCGACATCACCGAGCGCAAAGTGGCCGAGGAAAAGATCGCCCTGCTCGCCCGCACCGACGGCCTGACCGGGCTCGCCAACCGCGCCACCATGATCGAGCGCCTGCACCAGGCGTTCGCCGCCGCGCGCCGGGGGGCGGCGCCGTTCGCGATGTTCTACCTGGACCTGGATCACTTCAAGCGCATCAACGACACCCTCGGGCACCCCATCGGCGACCTGCTGTTGCAGGAAGTCGCGGCGCGCCTCAAGGGCTGTACCCGGGAAAACGACGTGGTGGCGCGCCTGGGCGGCGATGAATTCGCCATCCTGCAACTGGATGTCCATGAAGCGACGCACTGCGCCGCGCTGGCCGGCAAAATCCGTGACGCGCTGGTGGCGCCCTACTCCCTGGACGGCAACGATGTGCGCATCTCGGTGAGCATCGGCATCAGCCTGTACACGCCGCAAAGCCTGAGTGCCGACAGCCTGATGGCGCAGTCCGACATGGCGCTGTACCGATCGAAGGAGAAGGGCCGCAACCAGTATCACTTCCACAACGAAGAGATCAATCAGGAGGTCACCGACCGGGTCGCCCTGGCCAATGACCTGCGCCAGGCCATCGAGAACAACGAACTGCAATTGCATTACCTGCCGGAAGTCGACCTCGGTACCGGCAAGATCCTCGGCATGGGCGTGCAGGTACGCTGGAACCACCCCGAGCGCGGCTGGCTGGAGCCGGCGGCGTTCATGCCTGCCGCCGAGAAAACCGGGATCATCATCGGCCTCGGGCACTGGGTCCTGGACCAGGCCTGCCAGCAGATGCGCCAATGGCGCGACCAGGGCATGGCGCCGCCGGTGATCGCCATCGACCTGTCCCTGACCCAGCTCAAGACCGGCCCGGAACTGATCTACGACGTGCTGCGCACCACCGCGCGCTGGGAGCTGGCGCCCTGGGACCTGCGCTTCGATGTCACCGAAGCGACCCTGGCCCAGACCAAATGGACCCACAACGACGTGCTGCCACGCCTGTGCGAACTCGGCGTACAGGTCGCCATCGATGACTTCGGCACCGAGTATTCCTCGTTCGATTATCTGAAGACCTATCGGGTCAACCACCTCAAGCTGGCCCAGCGATTCCTCGACAGCGCCAACGCCGATCCGGAAAACGCCACGACCCTGCGGGCGATCATCAACTTTGCCCGGGACGTCGGCATCGGCATCATCGCCGAAGGCGTCGAGACCCAGGAACAACGCACCACCCTGATGTCCAGCGGCGGGTCGATGCAGGCCCAGGGGCATTACTTCAGTACCGTGGTCGACAGCGACCAGGCTGCCGCACTGCTCAAGGCCGGCACCATCGTCCCGGTGGCCGACCACTGGACCCGACCGGCCAGCCAGCTATCGGAGAGCAACCCATGA
- a CDS encoding EAL domain-containing protein, which produces MNPMSVPANRRILVVDDTPAIHQDFRKILSPSAGNDDSLDDTESLLFGTPQVNRLQFQIDSAYQGEEALELVKRAQAEGQPYALVFADMRMPPGWDGLQTIEQLWKADPRLQIALCTAYSDYSWETMSERIEFDDQLLILKKPFDTLEIRQMASAMTWKWQLAQDAARKMRSLERTIEERVQELLKVSHLLQYDVLTELPNSMLLGDRLTQALAQCRRHDRQLAVMFIGLDRFKRINNALGHPVGDEMLKRVARTLATVVRESDSVFRYGSDEFVVILGDVADPQLIKGVAEKLLAAINSPHPIDGHDLTVTASLGISVYPTDGFDAVALIKKAETAMRNVKETGPNDYRFFTEDMNRRARQQQTIESGLRLALQRKEFVLHYQPKLDLTSGAVVGVEALVRWNRPDQGLVFPSDFIPVAEDSGLIVPLSQWVLQEACQQACRWQADGMRPLYLSVNVSAIDFRQRGFVEGIARTLKETGLDPTQLELEITESVLMQNIDTTVATLKAIKQLGVRLAIDDFGTGYSSLSYLQKFPVDVLKIDQSFVGDLSIDSNDAKLVSTIISLGKSLNLHIIAEGVETREQLEFLKVHQCEEAQGYYFSKAVEPQAFAQWMAAWEKKPNPFS; this is translated from the coding sequence ATGAACCCCATGTCGGTACCTGCCAACCGGCGAATCCTGGTGGTGGACGACACGCCCGCCATCCACCAGGATTTTCGCAAGATCCTCAGCCCCAGCGCCGGCAATGACGATTCGCTGGACGACACCGAGAGCCTGCTGTTCGGCACCCCGCAGGTCAATCGATTGCAATTCCAGATCGACTCGGCCTATCAGGGCGAGGAAGCGCTGGAACTGGTCAAGCGCGCCCAGGCCGAGGGCCAGCCGTATGCGCTGGTATTCGCCGACATGCGCATGCCGCCGGGCTGGGACGGCCTGCAAACCATCGAACAGCTGTGGAAGGCCGACCCGCGGCTGCAAATTGCCCTGTGCACCGCGTATTCGGACTATTCCTGGGAAACCATGTCCGAACGCATCGAGTTCGACGACCAGTTGCTGATCCTCAAGAAACCGTTCGACACCCTGGAAATCCGCCAGATGGCCAGCGCCATGACCTGGAAATGGCAACTGGCGCAAGACGCAGCGCGGAAAATGCGCAGCCTGGAGCGCACGATCGAAGAGCGGGTCCAGGAACTGCTCAAGGTCTCTCACCTGCTGCAATACGACGTCCTCACCGAACTGCCCAACAGCATGCTGCTCGGCGACCGCCTGACCCAGGCCCTGGCCCAGTGCCGTCGGCATGACCGGCAGCTGGCGGTGATGTTCATCGGCCTCGACCGCTTCAAGCGCATCAACAATGCGCTGGGCCATCCGGTGGGCGATGAAATGCTCAAGCGAGTGGCACGTACCCTGGCCACCGTGGTGCGTGAATCCGACTCGGTGTTTCGCTACGGCTCCGATGAATTCGTGGTGATCCTCGGCGACGTCGCCGATCCGCAATTGATCAAGGGCGTGGCGGAAAAACTGCTCGCGGCGATCAACTCTCCGCACCCCATCGACGGCCATGACCTGACGGTGACGGCAAGCCTGGGCATCAGCGTGTACCCGACCGACGGTTTCGACGCCGTGGCGCTGATCAAGAAAGCCGAGACGGCGATGCGCAACGTCAAGGAGACCGGCCCCAACGACTACCGTTTTTTCACCGAGGACATGAACCGCCGGGCACGGCAGCAGCAGACCATCGAATCGGGTTTGCGCCTGGCCCTGCAACGCAAGGAATTCGTGCTGCATTACCAACCCAAGCTCGACCTGACGAGCGGCGCGGTGGTCGGTGTCGAGGCGCTGGTGCGCTGGAACCGGCCCGACCAGGGGCTCGTCTTTCCGTCGGATTTCATCCCGGTGGCCGAGGACAGCGGGCTGATCGTGCCGCTGAGCCAATGGGTGCTTCAGGAAGCCTGCCAGCAGGCCTGTCGTTGGCAGGCAGATGGCATGCGGCCGCTGTACCTGTCGGTGAATGTCTCGGCGATCGATTTTCGCCAGCGCGGTTTCGTCGAAGGCATTGCGCGCACCCTCAAGGAAACCGGCCTGGACCCGACACAGTTAGAACTGGAGATCACCGAAAGCGTGCTCATGCAGAACATCGACACCACCGTCGCTACCCTCAAGGCCATCAAGCAACTGGGGGTACGGCTGGCCATCGATGACTTCGGCACCGGCTATTCGAGCCTGAGCTACCTGCAGAAATTTCCGGTGGACGTGTTGAAGATCGACCAGTCGTTCGTCGGCGATCTGAGCATCGACAGCAACGACGCGAAACTGGTGAGCACCATCATCAGCCTGGGCAAGAGCTTGAACCTGCACATCATTGCCGAGGGTGTGGAAACCCGCGAGCAATTGGAGTTCCTCAAGGTTCACCAATGCGAGGAAGCCCAGGGCTATTACTTCAGCAAGGCCGTGGAGCCGCAGGCCTTTGCCCAGTGGATGGCTGCATGGGAAAAAAAACCGAATCCGTTTTCATGA